In Chitinophaga nivalis, a single genomic region encodes these proteins:
- a CDS encoding AtpZ/AtpI family protein: MASSSNSNNRQKIRKMEKPPSRKQNNRNPLLRYAGLAFQMMATLGLAVFAGYKLDQKMGWRFPVFLIIFSLLGLAILLWQIIKDTRRQ, from the coding sequence ATGGCCAGCAGCAGCAACAGCAACAACCGGCAGAAAATCAGAAAAATGGAAAAGCCGCCCTCCAGGAAGCAAAATAATCGCAATCCACTGTTACGTTACGCCGGGCTGGCCTTCCAGATGATGGCCACATTGGGATTGGCAGTGTTTGCAGGGTACAAACTGGACCAGAAAATGGGCTGGCGGTTCCCTGTGTTCCTGATCATTTTTTCTTTACTGGGTTTAGCCATACTTTTGTGGCAAATTATAAAAGATACCCGACGGCAATGA
- a CDS encoding SprT-like domain-containing protein, whose protein sequence is MKKEAPLNALASYLPEGTFGQVMEYVSTYKVHLTITKERQSILGDYRHPDGQGKGHRISINGSLNKYSFLLTLLHEIAHLTTFNKYANRVAAHGKEWKQEFSFILRGFVGKNLLPPDVELAVRQSMLNPAASSCADEDLMRVLKNYDRKKENHVLVEQVPLNGQFKIKDGRIFRKGEKVRKRYRCEEVASHRLYLFSPVYEVELIS, encoded by the coding sequence GTGAAGAAAGAGGCGCCATTAAATGCATTAGCGTCCTATTTACCCGAAGGAACCTTCGGGCAGGTCATGGAATACGTTTCCACCTATAAGGTGCATCTTACTATTACCAAGGAGCGGCAAAGCATCCTCGGCGACTACCGGCATCCGGACGGTCAGGGCAAAGGGCACCGTATCAGTATCAACGGGTCCCTGAATAAGTACTCCTTTCTACTTACCCTGCTGCACGAAATTGCACACCTGACTACTTTTAATAAATACGCCAACCGGGTGGCTGCGCACGGAAAAGAATGGAAACAGGAATTTTCGTTTATCCTGCGGGGCTTCGTGGGTAAAAACCTGTTGCCGCCAGACGTAGAACTGGCCGTGCGGCAAAGTATGCTGAACCCTGCCGCCAGCTCCTGCGCAGACGAAGATCTGATGCGGGTATTAAAAAACTATGACCGTAAAAAGGAAAATCATGTGCTGGTAGAACAGGTTCCCCTGAATGGCCAGTTCAAAATAAAGGACGGCCGGATTTTCCGGAAAGGAGAAAAAGTACGGAAACGCTACCGCTGTGAAGAAGTAGCGTCTCACCGTCTTTATCTGTTCAGTCCTGTTTATGAAGTAGAACTTATCAGCTAG
- a CDS encoding penicillin-binding protein 1A, which yields MKKSVKILWRVAFGILAFIVLFVLLINFRVIGNMPSMEELENPRAALASEVIADDGTILGKYYQVDRSSSDYNEISKNVINALIATEETRFYDNSGIDAKGTMAIPFYLLIGKKRGSSTITQQLALNLQADNLGKQRSGNPIGRAFQKLQEWIIAVKLERNFTKQEILTLYLNTVAFGDNVYGIENGARTFFSKDAGHLSIEEAAILVGMLKGNTIYNPRRNPQLALNRRNTVIDNMVESGFITPAEAANAKSKPIVLHYNKIDHNKGLAPYFREVLRDELKGWCKEHKKADGSDYNLYRDGLKVYTTINPRMQLYAEEAVAKHLQTLQKFLSAQADVKSGNVWKKWPKYLDKYMKESDRYRAMKDDDASDSTIARAFNTPTRMKVFSWKSSTEPDLNEVDTVMTPMDSIKYMRAVLQAGFMAMDPESGEVKAWVGGPDFRYFKNDHVAKTRRQVGSTFKPFLYCFAIMNGMSPNTVLPNEPVTIGNWTLTRNSEGSVGGSITMAGALARSLNLVSAYLIKQIGAKAFADFAQNKIGFESEILPYPSIALGTSELSLYEMLRAYTMFPGRGINTKPIYITRIEDRNGNILETFAPVKREVISEKESFTMVKMMQGVMQPGGTGARSRSRYNMQGEMAGKTGTTNDNTDGWFIGYTPKLLAGAWVGCENNFIHFSTTAIGQGANTGLPIWAYFMQKVYADPTLKVSTSDHFLSPTNMSDDDVHLNYESNVKPGAEAENVGNGSESDYGDYGNGNGSENDFANPGADKPANDPVVKPKEKEKEKEKEDNKPAPPKAVYPPKKGE from the coding sequence ATGAAAAAATCGGTGAAAATATTGTGGCGTGTGGCGTTTGGCATTCTGGCATTTATTGTTCTCTTTGTATTACTCATTAATTTCCGGGTTATTGGCAACATGCCTTCTATGGAGGAGCTGGAGAATCCCCGTGCTGCCCTGGCTTCGGAAGTAATAGCTGATGATGGTACCATCCTGGGTAAATATTACCAGGTAGACCGTTCCAGCAGTGATTACAATGAGATCTCCAAAAATGTGATCAATGCCCTGATTGCAACAGAAGAAACCCGGTTTTATGATAACTCTGGTATTGATGCCAAAGGCACCATGGCCATTCCTTTTTATCTGCTGATCGGTAAAAAGCGTGGTTCCAGTACCATTACCCAACAGCTGGCCCTGAACCTGCAGGCCGATAACCTGGGTAAACAACGTTCCGGTAACCCGATAGGCCGGGCATTCCAGAAATTACAGGAATGGATCATTGCCGTAAAGCTGGAAAGGAATTTCACCAAACAGGAAATCCTTACACTGTACCTGAATACCGTAGCATTCGGAGATAACGTATATGGTATTGAAAATGGCGCACGTACTTTTTTCAGTAAAGATGCCGGCCATTTATCTATCGAAGAAGCGGCTATCCTGGTGGGGATGCTGAAAGGAAACACCATCTATAATCCCCGTCGTAACCCGCAACTGGCGCTGAACCGCCGCAATACGGTGATCGACAACATGGTGGAATCCGGATTTATTACCCCGGCAGAAGCAGCGAATGCCAAGAGCAAACCCATTGTACTGCACTATAATAAAATAGATCATAACAAAGGACTGGCGCCTTATTTCCGGGAAGTATTACGGGATGAGCTGAAAGGCTGGTGTAAAGAACATAAAAAAGCGGATGGTTCCGATTATAATCTGTACCGTGATGGCCTGAAAGTATATACCACTATCAATCCCCGGATGCAGCTGTATGCAGAAGAAGCCGTAGCCAAACATCTCCAGACGCTGCAGAAATTCCTGTCGGCCCAGGCAGATGTGAAAAGTGGCAATGTATGGAAGAAATGGCCTAAATACCTGGATAAATACATGAAAGAATCGGATCGTTACCGCGCCATGAAAGACGATGACGCCTCCGACTCCACGATTGCCCGGGCATTCAATACGCCTACCCGGATGAAAGTATTCTCCTGGAAAAGCAGCACCGAACCGGATCTGAATGAAGTAGATACTGTGATGACGCCAATGGATTCCATTAAGTATATGCGTGCCGTATTGCAGGCGGGCTTTATGGCCATGGACCCGGAAAGTGGTGAAGTAAAAGCCTGGGTGGGCGGACCGGATTTCCGTTATTTCAAAAACGATCACGTAGCCAAAACCCGTCGTCAGGTGGGTTCTACCTTTAAACCTTTCCTGTATTGCTTTGCCATCATGAATGGTATGTCTCCGAATACGGTATTGCCCAACGAGCCGGTAACCATTGGTAACTGGACCCTGACAAGGAACTCAGAAGGTAGCGTGGGCGGTAGTATTACTATGGCAGGTGCGCTGGCCCGGTCGCTGAACCTGGTATCGGCCTACCTGATCAAACAAATCGGCGCCAAAGCGTTTGCCGACTTTGCCCAAAACAAGATCGGCTTTGAAAGTGAAATATTGCCTTATCCTTCCATTGCGCTGGGTACCTCTGAGTTGTCGCTGTACGAAATGCTGCGCGCCTACACAATGTTCCCTGGACGAGGCATCAATACCAAACCTATTTATATTACCCGTATTGAAGACCGGAATGGTAATATCCTGGAAACATTCGCCCCTGTGAAGCGTGAGGTGATCAGTGAGAAAGAATCCTTTACCATGGTGAAAATGATGCAGGGCGTAATGCAGCCCGGCGGCACCGGTGCCCGTTCCCGCTCCCGTTACAATATGCAGGGAGAGATGGCGGGTAAAACCGGTACTACCAACGATAATACCGATGGCTGGTTTATTGGCTATACACCTAAACTGCTGGCAGGCGCCTGGGTAGGTTGTGAAAATAACTTTATCCACTTCAGCACTACTGCGATTGGTCAGGGGGCTAATACCGGCTTACCGATATGGGCTTACTTCATGCAGAAAGTATATGCGGATCCTACCCTGAAAGTTAGCACCAGTGATCATTTCCTGTCGCCAACCAATATGAGTGATGATGATGTACACCTGAACTATGAGTCCAATGTAAAACCGGGCGCAGAAGCAGAAAACGTAGGAAATGGCTCTGAAAGTGACTATGGCGATTATGGTAATGGCAATGGTAGTGAAAATGATTTCGCCAATCCGGGTGCAGACAAACCGGCTAATGATCCGGTAGTCAAACCAAAAGAGAAAGAGAAGGAAAAAGAAAAAGAAGATAATAAACCTGCTCCTCCGAAAGCCGTATATCCGCCTAAGAAAGGAGAATAA
- the porW gene encoding type IX secretion system periplasmic lipoprotein PorW/SprE: MAQHTPQRKPQQPTSQEQTPDNAPRKLFNKPLIKPRESRVQDRRPPSEIMLEKKRWNWKRKFFQNMATRFNYYFHARVKLERVVATVSRDGQDNYNVLLPFYSASLQNQGYSKNELDSVIEKTNMAIQLHDPRGKWIDDCFLLMGRAYFYEGDLDNANKTFQYINITFAPKKKTDYKTVIGANEQDQFSIATREKRKGFFGRFKHKSARNDAFLWRAKTLLEQKEYDEVQALLNILHTDPNFPHRLDGGLAEVRAYSNYVQGRYEETIDPMKLAIAKSRDKVAKARMSFILGQLYVRQKHADSALTQFKKVISLKPDPMMDFQARLQIAKMNVLTTGKLDESMAVLRKMMRKERFSSFRDAILYTMGTLHYPQDPAAALNYMQLSLKEPSNNQVQRTLTYKGIADIYYDQRSYLDAKKYYDSTASVMTADFVDAATVQTRKEVLTDVAEKLAVIHREDSLQRIAGMSESDRNIFLEKMAGALRVAAAEKKKAEAMQAANPTNNPAFAMNNNGVNAYSPKEAAGDWYFYNPSSKAAGFSEFKRRWGTRQAVDNWRRSQNGVVNAANSNAPIEMLDAPKETADNLSPDSITGAKLAVGLPLSKESFAQSVKKNQDAWFDLGKLYHDKLDNRSLAIETYDTLLLKHPVHPRKPEVLYSLYIWHGKMNHGAEAARYKDLVLNQYGNTNFADIIRSGGLNDIDVEKKKAITNAYNAAYTAFRNGDFAGAMAQKKQADSTFGFNFLQPKFDLLEAMIIVRTDTLYANDTLQLSRKAVEGVIAKYPADNAIRAQAQTLLDVLNHRGELVDYLAKLELKKSADGSSVVDENISMRYPWQNPQPVLADRLNGAKAASVDSAKINTAIAGKTPTPIATIAPVKPITPYKLSADNPFFVVLSFQRVSKELMDEGLNQFTRYNASKHANDKIEVGSFVLTPNDIMLIFRLFPNEDKALAYFDEIRDEASVNIIPRIRSTEYSFFVISRDNFILLNSTKDLTGYRKFFVDNYVTQ; this comes from the coding sequence TTGGCACAGCATACGCCCCAAAGGAAGCCGCAGCAACCAACATCGCAGGAGCAAACCCCAGACAATGCGCCCCGCAAGTTATTTAACAAGCCACTCATCAAGCCCCGTGAGTCGCGTGTGCAGGACCGTCGTCCGCCTTCTGAAATCATGCTGGAAAAGAAACGCTGGAACTGGAAACGTAAGTTTTTTCAGAATATGGCCACCCGTTTTAACTATTACTTCCATGCCAGAGTGAAGCTGGAAAGGGTAGTGGCTACGGTAAGCCGCGATGGGCAGGACAACTACAACGTATTACTGCCTTTTTATTCTGCCAGCCTGCAAAATCAGGGCTACAGCAAGAATGAGCTGGACTCCGTGATCGAAAAAACCAACATGGCCATCCAGCTGCACGACCCGAGAGGTAAGTGGATTGATGACTGTTTCCTGCTGATGGGCCGCGCCTACTTCTACGAAGGAGACCTGGATAATGCCAATAAGACCTTCCAATATATTAATATCACCTTTGCCCCTAAAAAGAAAACCGACTACAAAACGGTGATCGGGGCCAATGAACAGGATCAGTTCTCCATCGCTACCCGGGAAAAAAGAAAAGGCTTTTTCGGTCGTTTCAAACATAAATCTGCCCGTAACGACGCCTTCCTGTGGCGCGCAAAAACATTGCTCGAACAAAAGGAATACGACGAAGTACAGGCCCTGCTCAACATCCTGCATACCGATCCCAACTTCCCGCACCGCCTGGATGGCGGCCTGGCAGAAGTACGCGCCTACAGCAACTATGTACAGGGACGCTATGAAGAAACCATTGATCCCATGAAACTGGCTATTGCCAAAAGCCGGGATAAAGTGGCCAAAGCCAGGATGTCCTTTATACTGGGACAACTGTACGTCAGACAAAAACATGCAGATTCCGCCCTGACGCAGTTCAAAAAAGTAATCAGCCTGAAACCGGACCCCATGATGGATTTCCAGGCCAGGTTGCAGATTGCCAAAATGAATGTGCTCACTACCGGCAAGCTGGATGAAAGTATGGCGGTATTGCGGAAGATGATGAGAAAAGAACGCTTTTCCAGTTTCCGGGATGCTATTCTGTACACCATGGGAACGTTGCATTATCCCCAGGATCCTGCTGCTGCGCTCAACTATATGCAGCTGTCGCTCAAAGAACCCAGCAACAACCAGGTACAACGTACACTTACCTATAAAGGTATCGCTGATATCTATTATGATCAGCGTAGTTACCTGGATGCTAAAAAATATTACGACAGCACTGCCAGCGTGATGACAGCCGACTTCGTGGATGCGGCTACTGTGCAAACGCGTAAGGAAGTACTCACGGATGTAGCGGAAAAACTGGCGGTTATTCACCGCGAAGACAGTCTGCAGCGGATTGCCGGGATGTCGGAATCTGACCGTAACATCTTCCTTGAAAAGATGGCCGGTGCTCTCCGTGTTGCAGCGGCAGAAAAGAAAAAGGCAGAAGCCATGCAGGCCGCCAATCCCACGAACAACCCGGCTTTTGCTATGAATAATAACGGCGTCAATGCCTATTCTCCAAAAGAAGCCGCCGGTGATTGGTATTTCTATAATCCATCCAGTAAAGCGGCTGGTTTCTCGGAATTTAAACGCCGGTGGGGTACCCGTCAGGCTGTGGATAACTGGCGCCGGAGTCAGAATGGGGTGGTTAATGCTGCCAACAGCAATGCGCCTATCGAAATGCTCGACGCTCCTAAGGAAACGGCAGATAATCTGTCGCCGGATAGTATTACCGGTGCTAAACTGGCTGTAGGCTTACCGCTCAGCAAAGAAAGCTTTGCGCAGTCTGTCAAAAAGAACCAGGATGCCTGGTTCGATCTGGGTAAACTGTATCACGATAAACTGGATAATCGTTCCCTGGCCATAGAAACCTACGATACCCTGTTGCTGAAACATCCGGTACATCCGCGTAAGCCGGAAGTATTGTATTCGCTGTATATCTGGCACGGAAAGATGAATCATGGTGCGGAAGCAGCCCGGTATAAGGATCTGGTGCTGAATCAATATGGAAATACCAATTTTGCCGATATTATCCGCTCCGGTGGCCTCAATGATATTGACGTAGAGAAAAAGAAAGCTATTACCAACGCTTACAATGCGGCTTATACCGCTTTCCGTAACGGCGATTTTGCCGGTGCCATGGCCCAGAAAAAACAAGCAGATTCCACTTTCGGATTTAACTTCCTGCAGCCTAAATTTGACCTGCTGGAGGCCATGATCATTGTAAGAACAGATACGTTATATGCCAATGATACCCTGCAGCTTTCCCGTAAGGCAGTGGAGGGGGTGATTGCCAAATATCCGGCAGACAATGCGATTCGTGCCCAGGCCCAAACCTTGCTGGATGTGCTGAATCACAGAGGAGAGCTGGTAGATTACCTCGCCAAACTGGAATTGAAAAAATCAGCTGATGGCAGTTCTGTGGTAGATGAAAATATTTCTATGCGCTACCCCTGGCAAAACCCGCAACCAGTGCTGGCAGACAGGTTGAATGGCGCGAAAGCGGCTTCCGTGGATTCGGCAAAAATAAATACGGCCATTGCCGGTAAAACCCCGACGCCCATTGCTACTATTGCTCCTGTGAAGCCAATAACGCCTTATAAACTGAGTGCAGATAATCCTTTCTTTGTGGTATTGTCCTTCCAGCGGGTTTCCAAAGAGCTGATGGACGAAGGCCTGAATCAGTTTACCCGGTATAATGCTTCCAAACATGCCAATGATAAAATAGAAGTGGGCAGTTTTGTGCTGACACCAAACGATATTATGCTCATCTTCCGCCTTTTCCCCAATGAAGACAAGGCGCTGGCATATTTTGACGAGATCCGGGATGAAGCTTCCGTGAATATCATTCCCAGGATCCGGTCTACAGAGTATTCTTTCTTTGTGATCTCCAGGGATAACTTTATTTTATTAAACAGCACCAAAGACCTGACCGGCTACCGTAAATTTTTCGTAGATAACTATGTGACACAATAG
- a CDS encoding purine-nucleoside phosphorylase, whose amino-acid sequence MSELTAQITAAAEFIRKHWQDTPIAGIILGSGLGNLAKDIENSVSIPYSDIPHFPVSTVEGHSGKLILGYMQGKPVVAMAGRFHFYEGFSMKQVTFPVRVMKALGIHTLFISNAAGGMNHAFQVGDLMVIKDHINLQPEHPLRGKNEDELGPRFPDMSEPYAKSLIDAAYKIAADNNISLHTGVYVGVQGPTFETRAEYKYMHIIGGDAVGMSTVPEVIVAAHAGLKVFAMSVITDIGIREEENVITHEEVLEAAHAAEPKLTLIFSELIRQL is encoded by the coding sequence ATGAGTGAATTAACTGCGCAGATTACAGCAGCGGCTGAATTTATCAGAAAACACTGGCAAGACACACCGATAGCAGGTATTATATTAGGTAGCGGCCTGGGTAACCTGGCAAAAGATATTGAAAACAGCGTATCCATTCCATACAGCGATATTCCTCATTTTCCGGTATCTACAGTAGAAGGACATTCCGGCAAGCTGATTTTAGGGTATATGCAGGGTAAGCCTGTAGTAGCCATGGCAGGCCGTTTCCACTTTTATGAAGGCTTCTCCATGAAGCAGGTAACCTTCCCGGTGAGGGTCATGAAAGCTTTAGGAATACATACTTTATTTATTTCCAATGCCGCCGGCGGCATGAATCATGCTTTCCAGGTAGGTGACCTGATGGTGATCAAAGATCACATCAACCTGCAGCCGGAGCATCCTTTGCGGGGCAAAAATGAAGACGAACTGGGACCCCGTTTCCCGGATATGAGTGAGCCCTATGCCAAATCACTGATCGACGCAGCGTATAAAATTGCAGCTGATAACAATATATCTTTACATACAGGCGTATATGTAGGGGTGCAGGGACCCACCTTTGAAACCCGGGCGGAGTACAAATACATGCACATCATTGGCGGCGACGCCGTAGGTATGAGTACCGTACCGGAAGTAATTGTAGCAGCACATGCCGGTTTGAAAGTATTTGCCATGAGTGTGATTACCGACATCGGTATCCGGGAAGAAGAAAATGTGATCACCCATGAGGAAGTGCTGGAAGCAGCCCATGCAGCTGAACCCAAGCTTACGCTTATCTTTAGTGAATTAATCCGGCAACTATAA
- a CDS encoding bactofilin family protein yields the protein MFNNNQKSKGDNKSLLPTSTINIIGNGTTIQGDIVCEGDIRIDGQVTGLVSTKAKIVVGPEGDIIGDLVCQSADILGKVTGIIKVDDLLFLKGNALVKGDVYTAHFEMEPTAKFNGRCYMDGQQQQQQQPAENQKNGKAALQEAK from the coding sequence ATGTTTAATAACAATCAGAAATCAAAAGGTGACAACAAATCGCTGTTACCTACGTCCACTATTAATATTATAGGGAACGGAACCACTATTCAGGGAGATATCGTATGTGAAGGCGATATCCGTATCGATGGCCAGGTAACAGGGCTGGTATCGACCAAAGCAAAAATCGTTGTAGGACCAGAAGGTGATATCATTGGCGACCTGGTATGTCAGAGCGCGGATATCCTGGGAAAAGTAACCGGTATTATTAAAGTAGATGACCTGCTGTTCCTGAAAGGCAACGCACTGGTAAAAGGCGATGTGTATACCGCTCACTTCGAGATGGAGCCTACCGCCAAGTTTAACGGTCGTTGTTACATGGATGGCCAGCAGCAGCAACAGCAACAACCGGCAGAAAATCAGAAAAATGGAAAAGCCGCCCTCCAGGAAGCAAAATAA
- a CDS encoding putative porin has product MRQLLIIIALLFLSGAQLMAQFNTGRFGNTGGGGGGTSKMQRDTSRHEHELDTLTLTYRYLGEPTDFTIDSSVADFQLNYLKVPATYATLGNSGSAARNLIFTPLMKPGFDAGFHSYDIYSNSHQNARFYHTTRPYSELSYLVGGKQEQIIGITHTQNRTERFNFAFDYRKVNAPGFFRTQNSNHDTYRLTAHYQSKNKRANTYLSFYYNKINGGENGGIRADSILDDPSYKQRRNVPVFLGNSVSRSYGFFGTSSPVKSQYQETGLLLQQQYDWGRGDSIHVNDTTDYYKFDPVFRVQYTFNYQNSNYQFIDAVPDTGFYRMHYDFAPSADTLQAKHVWKMISNDLSLIQFPIRGNLGHFIKAGARFESITGTFLDANINFSNLALHGEYRNKTRNKLWDFSAKGEFYVLGQNRGDYSVAGMLQRHLNDFLGDMRLTFTNVNREPSYVYKYFNSTRDTWYNTELTKENITQLQFATESRKLKYNLAVNYFLFNNYTYFKDYYHSDQYKSLFNLLQIVFSKKFSLEPFAWYADIAFQQVHGNAPVNVPAFWTRHRFAFEKRLYKNLNLMTGVEVRYNTDYYADDYSPITGQFIYQDSVKVKYNFPDLAAFANFRIKSFSAYVRAENLNTFFAKNNFAAPLYPYNNFSFRVGLRWWFIN; this is encoded by the coding sequence ATGAGGCAACTTCTTATTATCATAGCCCTGCTGTTCTTAAGCGGCGCTCAATTGATGGCACAGTTTAATACCGGCCGCTTTGGCAACACAGGCGGCGGCGGTGGCGGCACCAGTAAAATGCAGCGGGATACTTCCAGACACGAACACGAATTGGATACCCTTACGCTGACTTACCGGTATCTCGGTGAGCCAACAGATTTTACCATAGACTCCTCTGTAGCAGACTTTCAGCTCAATTACCTGAAAGTACCTGCTACCTACGCTACCCTGGGTAACAGCGGGAGTGCGGCCCGGAATCTTATTTTTACGCCACTGATGAAGCCCGGATTTGATGCAGGCTTCCATTCCTATGATATCTACAGCAATTCTCACCAGAATGCCCGTTTTTATCATACTACCCGGCCTTATTCGGAGCTGAGCTACCTGGTGGGCGGTAAACAGGAACAGATTATCGGTATCACCCATACGCAAAACCGCACGGAGCGTTTTAATTTCGCGTTCGATTACCGCAAGGTAAACGCCCCCGGATTTTTTCGTACACAGAACTCTAACCACGATACCTACCGGCTGACGGCACATTATCAGAGTAAAAACAAACGGGCCAATACCTACCTCAGTTTTTACTACAACAAGATCAATGGCGGCGAAAACGGCGGTATCCGGGCAGATTCCATCCTGGATGATCCTTCCTACAAACAACGCCGGAACGTACCGGTATTTCTGGGGAATTCTGTATCCCGCTCCTATGGCTTTTTCGGTACCAGCAGTCCCGTAAAATCGCAGTACCAGGAAACCGGATTATTGCTTCAGCAACAGTATGACTGGGGCCGCGGCGATAGTATACACGTCAACGATACAACTGACTACTATAAGTTTGATCCGGTTTTCCGCGTTCAGTATACCTTCAATTACCAGAATAGTAACTATCAGTTTATAGATGCTGTACCGGATACCGGGTTTTACCGCATGCACTACGACTTTGCGCCATCTGCAGACACCCTCCAGGCCAAACATGTATGGAAGATGATCTCCAATGACCTGTCGCTGATACAGTTTCCGATCCGGGGTAACCTGGGGCACTTTATTAAAGCGGGGGCCCGTTTTGAAAGTATTACCGGTACCTTCCTGGATGCCAATATCAACTTTTCCAACCTGGCATTGCATGGTGAATACCGCAATAAAACCCGGAATAAGCTATGGGACTTCTCTGCCAAAGGAGAATTTTATGTACTGGGCCAGAACCGCGGAGATTACAGTGTCGCAGGTATGTTACAACGGCACCTGAACGATTTCCTGGGAGATATGCGGTTAACGTTTACCAACGTAAACCGGGAACCTTCCTATGTATACAAGTATTTCAACAGTACCCGGGATACCTGGTATAATACAGAGCTGACTAAGGAAAACATTACCCAGCTGCAGTTTGCAACAGAAAGCAGAAAACTGAAATACAACCTGGCTGTGAATTATTTCCTCTTTAATAATTATACCTATTTCAAGGATTATTATCACAGTGATCAGTATAAATCTCTCTTTAACCTCCTGCAGATTGTATTCAGCAAGAAGTTTTCACTGGAACCATTTGCCTGGTATGCCGACATCGCTTTCCAGCAGGTGCATGGCAATGCCCCGGTAAATGTGCCTGCTTTCTGGACACGCCACCGTTTTGCCTTTGAAAAACGGTTGTATAAAAACCTGAACCTGATGACCGGTGTGGAAGTACGTTACAATACCGATTATTATGCAGATGATTATTCTCCGATAACAGGCCAGTTTATTTACCAGGACTCCGTAAAAGTGAAATACAACTTCCCGGATCTGGCAGCATTTGCCAATTTCCGGATCAAATCCTTCTCCGCTTATGTGCGGGCAGAGAACCTGAATACCTTCTTTGCTAAAAATAATTTTGCAGCGCCACTCTATCCTTACAACAATTTCTCTTTCCGGGTAGGATTGAGATGGTGGTTCATCAATTAA
- the sucC gene encoding ADP-forming succinate--CoA ligase subunit beta, whose translation MNLHEYQAKELLKKYNVPVQEGIPVDTPEAAAEAYKQLKVQFGNEFAVVKAQIHAGGRGKGKIRGTEQRGVAVGKNAEDVKTIAGNILGGTLVTIQTGDAGKLVNKVLVAQDVYYPGPNPVKEFYLSILLDRAKSQNVIMYSTEGGMDIEEVAHSTPEKIFKEWVKPNMPLQPFQARNIAFNLGLSGEAFKNMVKFVSSLYNAYVGLDCSMLEINPLFKTSDEKIVAVDAKVNLDDNALLRHPDLEALRDITEEDPTEVEASKFNLNFVKLDGNVGCMVNGAGLAMATMDMIKLSGGEPANFLDVGGTANAQTVEAGFRIILKDPKVKAILINIFGGIVRCDRVAQGVIDAYQSIGNITVPIIVRLQGTNAAEAKKLIEDSGLKVQSAILLSEAAALVNKAVSA comes from the coding sequence ATGAACTTACACGAGTACCAGGCTAAAGAACTGTTGAAAAAATATAATGTACCGGTACAGGAAGGTATCCCGGTAGATACGCCTGAAGCGGCCGCAGAGGCTTACAAACAACTGAAAGTGCAATTTGGTAATGAATTTGCCGTTGTAAAGGCGCAAATCCATGCTGGTGGACGCGGTAAGGGTAAAATCCGTGGTACAGAGCAGCGCGGTGTGGCAGTTGGAAAAAATGCAGAAGACGTTAAAACCATAGCAGGCAATATCCTGGGAGGCACCCTGGTTACCATCCAGACCGGCGATGCTGGTAAACTGGTAAACAAAGTGCTGGTAGCACAGGACGTTTATTATCCAGGTCCTAACCCGGTAAAAGAATTCTACCTGTCTATCCTGCTGGATCGTGCTAAAAGCCAGAACGTGATCATGTACTCCACAGAAGGTGGTATGGATATCGAAGAAGTAGCACACAGCACACCAGAAAAAATATTCAAAGAGTGGGTAAAACCAAACATGCCCCTGCAGCCATTCCAGGCACGTAATATCGCTTTCAACCTCGGTTTAAGCGGTGAGGCGTTCAAAAACATGGTGAAATTCGTTTCCAGCCTGTACAACGCTTACGTAGGACTGGATTGCAGCATGCTGGAAATCAACCCACTGTTCAAAACCAGCGATGAAAAAATCGTTGCCGTAGATGCGAAAGTAAACCTGGATGACAACGCCCTGCTGCGTCATCCTGATCTGGAAGCACTGCGTGATATCACAGAAGAAGATCCGACAGAAGTAGAAGCCAGCAAATTTAACCTGAACTTCGTAAAACTGGACGGTAACGTAGGTTGTATGGTAAACGGTGCCGGTCTGGCCATGGCTACTATGGACATGATCAAACTGAGCGGCGGTGAACCAGCTAACTTCCTGGACGTAGGTGGTACTGCCAACGCACAGACTGTAGAAGCAGGTTTCCGTATCATCCTGAAAGATCCTAAAGTAAAAGCTATCCTGATCAATATCTTCGGTGGTATTGTTCGTTGCGACAGGGTTGCACAGGGTGTTATTGATGCCTACCAGTCTATCGGTAACATCACCGTACCGATCATCGTACGTTTACAAGGTACCAACGCTGCAGAAGCTAAAAAACTGATTGAAGACAGCGGCCTGAAAGTACAGTCTGCCATCCTCCTCAGCGAAGCAGCTGCACTGGTTAACAAAGCAGTAAGCGCTTAA